Proteins found in one Magnolia sinica isolate HGM2019 chromosome 5, MsV1, whole genome shotgun sequence genomic segment:
- the LOC131246424 gene encoding putative 4-hydroxy-4-methyl-2-oxoglutarate aldolase 2 translates to MAALATAEVCDANSHLISSGELRALHPIFQLYGRRPIFSGPIVTLKVFEDNVLVREFLEERGNGRVLVVDGGGSMRCAILGGNPVQQAQNNGWAGIVVNGCIRDVDEINGCDIGVRALASHPMKANKKGIGEKHVPISIAGTRICDGEWLYADTDGILVSRAELSI, encoded by the coding sequence ATGGCTGCTTTGGCGACTGCTGAAGTTTGCGACGCCAACTCACACCTAATCTCAAGCGGCGAACTCCGTGCACTCCATCCGATTTTCCAATTATATGGGCGGCGTCCAATATTCTCTGGCCCGATAGTGACTCTGAAGGTGTTTGAAGACAATGTTTTGGTGCGAGAGTTCCTCGAGGAGAGAGGCAATGGTAGAGTTTTGGTTGTCGATGGTGGTGGAAGCATGCGCTGTGCCATATTGGGAGGCAACCCTGTTCAACAAGCTCAGAACAATGGGTGGGCCGGTATTGTGGTCAATGGGTGTATAAGGGATGTCGATGAGATCAATGGGTGTGATATTGGAGTGCGAGCACTAGCATCGCATCCGATGAAAGCTAATAAGAAGGGAATTGGAGAGAAACATGTGCCCATCAGCATTGCTGGCACACGTATTTGTGATGGCGAATGGCTTTATGCAGACACCGATGGCATTTTGGTCTCACGAGCTGAGCTGTCCATTTAA